Within the Desulfovibrio sp. X2 genome, the region CCGCCACGTAGAACACGAAGAAGCCCGCCATGAGCGCCGCGCGGTGCTCCGAGGCGAGGCCCTGCAAGGCCTCGCGGTTGGCCTTCAGCGCGTCCAGGGTGAGGTATTTCTGCAGTCCGAAGGCGAAGAAGGCCGCGACGAGCAGCGCCGCCCCGGCGAGCAGGAGGAGGCGGGAGCGCACCGCGGGCGTCATCTATTTTTCCGGCCCTGCGGCGGAAGAGGACGGGCCCAGCGTCTGCGCGCCGTAGAAGGCCGCGCCGAAGAGGCCGCTGCGCTCGTCGCGGCAGAGCCTCACGGGCACCCTGGCCAGCTGCGCGCCGTAGCGCGGCGAGCTGACGAACTCCTCGCGGAAGTCGTCGTTGTCCACGAGCCAGGGGCTCTTGGCCGCCACCCCGCCCGTGACCATGACGCCCGCGAAGCCGACCACGGAGAGCACGTAGTTGCGCACGGCCCGGCCGTAGAAGCGGGAGAAGAGGCGCACCGTGGGCGAGGCGCGGCCCGCGCGCTCCGCCACCTCCTCCGGCGAGAGCGCCTCGTCGGTCAGGAAGCGGTGAAGATGCGCCAGCCCCGACCCCGAGACCACGACGTCGCCGTAGGCGTAGGGGATGGAGAGCGTGCGGCGCAGGAAGGCGTGGTAGGCCTCCTCGTGCTCGCCCACGAAGGGAAAGGCCGCGTGGCCCGCCTCGGCGGGCACGGCCAGGAAGCCGCCCTGCCCGTCCTTTCCGGACACGGGCAGGGTCGCGCAGTGGCCGAGCCCGGTGCCCGCGCCGACCACGGCCAGGGCCGCGGTGGGATCGCCCGTCCCGGGCTTCACGAGTTCCGCCTGGTCCAGGATCACGGTGCGGCTGGAGTAGCCCTGGGCCACGAAGTCGTTGATCAGATGGACGGAGAGCCCGGCGACCCCGGCCTCCTCGTCGTCGAGGTCGATGGTCCAGGGGATGTTCGCGGGCTCGGCGCGGCGACCGCCCTCCACCGGGCCGGGCACGGCCAGGACCGTGGCCTCCACGGTATCGGGCGCGTGGGGGAAGCCCTTGTCCTTCAGGGCCCCGAGCAGCCCGGCGAAGGAGTCCACCGAGTCCGTGGGAATCCAGGCCTCGTCGCCCGGACGCAGGTCGGCCGCGCCGCCCGGGCCGTTTTGGCCGTCGGGCAGCGTGAAGGACATGAACCGGCTGTGGGTTCCGCCGATGTCGGCGGCAAGGATGGTCGTCATAGTCGTTTCCTAGCAGATGGGGAAGAAAACTGACAAGGCATATTCCATGCGGCCCTCCTTCCCTCCGCCGGGGCGCCCCGGGGCCCGGCTCCCGGCCGGGCGCCGGGCCCGCGCGGCGTTTCCATCATTTCGAAAAGCTGCTATTTTGCTGCTCCAACCCGCACCAACCACCCCCGGAAATCCCCGGAGCAACACCAGGAAGACCGATGGAACGCCACCTCTATCTCGACACCCTGCCCATCCCGGAAGCGGTGTCGCGCGTGCGCGCCGCGCTCTCGCGCGAAGTCCTGCTGCCGTCCGAGACCGTGCCCTCGCACGAGGCCCTGGGCCGCGTGCTGACCCGGGCCGTGTTCGCCCGCTACTCCTCCCCGACCTTCCACAGCGCGGCCATGGACGGCATCGCCGTGCGCGCGGAAAAGACCTTCGCCGCGCGCGAGGACGCGCCCCTCGTCCTCTCCCCGGACGGCGGCTTCGTGCAGGTCAACACCGGCAATCCCCTGCCCGAGGGCATGGACGCCGTGATCATGGCCGAGCACGTGGTCATGCAGAAGGACGGCGGCGCGCGCATCGAGGCCCCGGCCTTCCCCTGGCAGCACGTGCGCCGCATCGGCGAGGACATCGTGGCCACGGAGCTCCTGCTGCCCCACGGCCGCCGCCTCTCGGCCTTCGACCTGGCGGCGCTGCTCTCCGCGGGCATCTGGGAGGTGGAGACCGCGGGCAGGCTGCGCATGGCCGTGATCCCCACGGGCGACGAGGTCCTGGACTACGCCACGCGGCCCGTGCCCGGCCCGGGTCAGGTGGTGGAGAGCAACTCGGTGATGCTCGTCTCCATGGCCAGGAGCGAGGGCTTTCAAGCCGAGCGGCGCCCGCCCGTGCCGGACGATCCGGACGCGCTGGAGGCCGCGGCCCGCGCGGCCCTGGCGGAAGGCTTCCACGTGGTGGTGCTCGGCGCGGGCTCCTCGGCCGGGACCAAGGACTACACGCGCACGGTCATGGAGCGACTCGGCGCCGTGCTGGTGCACGGCGTGGCCGCCATGCCCGGCAAGCCGAGCCTGCTCGGCGTGGCCCAAAACGGCGCCATGCTCGCGGGCGCGCCCGGCTACCCGGTGTCCGCGGCCATATGCTTCGAGAAGCTCGTGCTGCCGCTGTGCGCCTGGCTCGAACGCCGCACCCCGGCCGAGCGGCCGAGCCTGCCCGTGCGGCTCGCGCGCCGCGTGACCTCCAAGCCCGGGCTCCAGGAGTTCGTGCGCCTGGCCGTGGGCCGGGTGGGCGCGGACTACGTGGGCCTGCCCCTGGCGCGCGGCGCGGGGCTCCTCACCACCCTCACGCGAGCCCAGGCCCTGGCCTCGCTGCCCGCGGCCAGCGAAGGCGCGGACGCGGGCGAGACCGTGACGGCCGAGCTGCTGGTGCCGCGCGAGGAGCTGGACTCGACCCTGGTCGTGGTCGGCAGCCACGACAACACCCTGGACCTCCTGGCCGACGAGCTCATGGGCATCCCCTCGCCCGTGCGCCTCGCCTCCTCGCACGTGGGCAGCATGGGCGGCATCATGGCCCTGGCCTCGGGCCAGGCCCTGTGCGCGGGCGCCCACCTCTTCGATCCCGACACCGGGGACTTCAACTTCCCCTTCCTCGAGCGCTACGCGTCGAGCCTCGTGCTCGCGGCCGTGAACCTGGCCGTGCGCCACCAGGGGCTCATCGTGGCCAAGGGCAACCCCAAGAAGATCACCGGCGTCGCGGACCTGACCCGGCCGGACGTGGTCTTCGCCAACCGCCAGCGCGGCGCGGGCACGCGCATCCTGCTCGACTGGCACCTGAAGA harbors:
- a CDS encoding glucokinase, encoding MTTILAADIGGTHSRFMSFTLPDGQNGPGGAADLRPGDEAWIPTDSVDSFAGLLGALKDKGFPHAPDTVEATVLAVPGPVEGGRRAEPANIPWTIDLDDEEAGVAGLSVHLINDFVAQGYSSRTVILDQAELVKPGTGDPTAALAVVGAGTGLGHCATLPVSGKDGQGGFLAVPAEAGHAAFPFVGEHEEAYHAFLRRTLSIPYAYGDVVVSGSGLAHLHRFLTDEALSPEEVAERAGRASPTVRLFSRFYGRAVRNYVLSVVGFAGVMVTGGVAAKSPWLVDNDDFREEFVSSPRYGAQLARVPVRLCRDERSGLFGAAFYGAQTLGPSSSAAGPEK
- a CDS encoding molybdopterin biosynthesis protein, which translates into the protein MERHLYLDTLPIPEAVSRVRAALSREVLLPSETVPSHEALGRVLTRAVFARYSSPTFHSAAMDGIAVRAEKTFAAREDAPLVLSPDGGFVQVNTGNPLPEGMDAVIMAEHVVMQKDGGARIEAPAFPWQHVRRIGEDIVATELLLPHGRRLSAFDLAALLSAGIWEVETAGRLRMAVIPTGDEVLDYATRPVPGPGQVVESNSVMLVSMARSEGFQAERRPPVPDDPDALEAAARAALAEGFHVVVLGAGSSAGTKDYTRTVMERLGAVLVHGVAAMPGKPSLLGVAQNGAMLAGAPGYPVSAAICFEKLVLPLCAWLERRTPAERPSLPVRLARRVTSKPGLQEFVRLAVGRVGADYVGLPLARGAGLLTTLTRAQALASLPAASEGADAGETVTAELLVPREELDSTLVVVGSHDNTLDLLADELMGIPSPVRLASSHVGSMGGIMALASGQALCAGAHLFDPDTGDFNFPFLERYASSLVLAAVNLAVRHQGLIVAKGNPKKITGVADLTRPDVVFANRQRGAGTRILLDWHLKKAGIAPGEVKGYEKEEFTHMAVAVNVLTGTADCGLGIHAAAKALDLDFVPLARERYDLLVPRPALEDPRIKALLAVVRDPAFQAKVRALGGYETDFAGQEMRPGFGLGEG